A window of Longimicrobiales bacterium contains these coding sequences:
- a CDS encoding MFS transporter, with product MTDSPGRHASNVRQIPRSIWVLGLVSLFMDISSEMIHALLPVYLVTALGASTLTVGFIEGVAEATANITKVFSGALSDWMGRRKLLAVAGYGLAAITKPIFALATTVGWVVAARFLDRVGKGIRGAPRDALVADLAPEDVRGASFGLRQSLDTVGAFIGPLAAIALMSVTANAFRTVFWIAAVPAAVAVALLVLGVEEPRSHRAVSQPRPRLADAGRLGARFWVVVALAAVLTLARFSEAFLVLRAQDVGLSVAMVPLVMVVMNAVYALSAYPAGAAADRLGRGGVLIVGLGFLIAADLVLALGGTIATTLVGTALWGLHMGLTQGLFATLVADTAPPMLRGTAFGLFNLAIGIAMLAASIIAGALWSAYGPAATFLAGAGFTFLSLTGYLLVRGRMQLDRRTW from the coding sequence ATGACCGACTCACCCGGCCGGCACGCCTCCAACGTTCGACAGATCCCGCGCAGCATCTGGGTGCTGGGGCTCGTCAGCCTCTTCATGGACATTTCCTCCGAGATGATCCACGCCCTCCTGCCGGTCTACCTCGTGACGGCACTGGGTGCATCCACGCTCACCGTCGGATTCATCGAAGGCGTGGCGGAGGCGACGGCCAACATTACCAAGGTCTTCTCCGGCGCACTGTCCGACTGGATGGGGCGGCGCAAGCTGCTGGCCGTGGCCGGCTACGGGCTCGCCGCGATCACGAAGCCCATCTTCGCACTCGCCACCACGGTGGGCTGGGTCGTCGCGGCGCGCTTTCTCGACCGCGTCGGGAAAGGGATCCGCGGTGCACCGCGCGACGCGCTCGTGGCCGACCTCGCTCCGGAGGACGTGCGCGGGGCGAGCTTCGGACTGCGGCAGTCGCTCGACACCGTGGGTGCCTTCATTGGACCGCTCGCGGCCATCGCGCTCATGTCCGTGACTGCGAACGCGTTCCGTACCGTGTTCTGGATCGCGGCGGTGCCGGCCGCGGTGGCGGTGGCACTGCTCGTCCTGGGGGTCGAGGAGCCGAGGTCGCACCGCGCGGTTTCGCAACCGAGACCGCGCCTGGCGGACGCGGGTCGCCTGGGAGCTCGATTCTGGGTCGTCGTCGCCCTGGCGGCGGTGCTGACGCTTGCACGCTTCAGCGAGGCATTCCTGGTGCTGCGGGCGCAGGACGTCGGGCTGAGCGTGGCCATGGTGCCGCTGGTCATGGTCGTGATGAACGCGGTGTACGCGCTCTCGGCCTACCCGGCCGGCGCGGCGGCCGACCGGCTAGGGCGTGGCGGCGTGCTGATCGTCGGACTTGGATTCCTGATTGCTGCCGACCTGGTGCTCGCGCTCGGCGGGACGATCGCGACAACGCTCGTCGGCACGGCACTCTGGGGGCTGCACATGGGCCTCACACAGGGCCTTTTCGCCACGCTCGTCGCGGACACTGCGCCACCCATGCTGCGCGGCACCGCCTTCGGGCTCTTCAACCTCGCGATCGGGATCGCCATGCTGGCGGCAAGCATCATTGCCGGCGCGCTCTGGAGTGCCTACGGACCGGCGGCCACGTTCCTGGCGGGGGCGGGCTTCACCTTCCTCTCACTCACGGGCTACCTGTTGGTTCGCGGGCGAATGCAGCTGGATCGGAGGACCTGGTAG
- a CDS encoding cupin domain-containing protein: protein MLRITTPTALLLTGLMALPAAAQDSMHATEAASLEWAPADVEGFAPGMMIAVIHGDPSAAGEPYTLRLRFPDGYQFPAHWHPVAEHLTVISGTFHLAMEGSETGPLNTYQPGDYLYIPAEMAHSGGATGETIVQLHGVGPFEIMLGRGPGVSSR from the coding sequence ATGCTCCGCATCACCACACCCACCGCGCTCCTCCTCACGGGCCTGATGGCCCTTCCTGCTGCGGCGCAGGACAGCATGCACGCCACCGAGGCCGCATCGCTGGAGTGGGCACCGGCAGACGTCGAGGGATTCGCCCCCGGGATGATGATCGCCGTCATTCACGGTGACCCGTCCGCCGCCGGAGAGCCGTACACGCTGCGGCTGCGCTTCCCCGACGGCTACCAGTTCCCGGCCCACTGGCATCCCGTGGCCGAGCACCTGACGGTGATCAGTGGGACATTCCACCTGGCAATGGAAGGCAGTGAGACCGGGCCGCTGAACACGTACCAGCCCGGTGACTACCTGTACATTCCGGCCGAAATGGCGCACAGCGGCGGCGCGACGGGCGAAACCATCGTGCAGCTGCACGGCGTGGGGCCATTCGAGATCATGCTCGGGCGCGGTCCAGGTGTGAGCAGCCGCTGA
- a CDS encoding carboxypeptidase regulatory-like domain-containing protein, with translation MVNSRKSGRPLLTRSALIAGAVTSLVNVASLAAQEISGRVVQQETGEPVAAAIIELVDDSTQVVTGQTLTGPDGLFRLTGAKAGRYRLRVERIGLATINTAPFLVSGGSPVFREVVVPAEPISLTTLSVAAERRCSVRSDAPISVQRLWDEARKTLLSVSLLDEAWLATFRLLLWERDLDPATGRIRSEELSERTVMQALPFISGPPLELLQKGFIRREGSVTTYHVPDANVLLSEVFLETYCFHSTRDEERVGLAFEPFGGAAGIRGTLWLDRESGALSELEYAYTSAPDGGYDLSSGGVVEFDRIENGASIVSRWYVRMPRFAIMNGRETAQVALIRESGGQVQSSRLRGRPRNITAPNATVSGTLLSAEGEPLPDALVYVAGTNRSARTDQHGAFALSHMLPGQHVISWIRDGDRSGEFADVIDLEVSNADTVIVLRELPRLAYFSQQCGTEARRNSTGSVLGRVLANRMPVPFAIATAQEPGGRIVEVRTDAAGRFAFCDVREEALIEVTHGARVAVRHVGLSAGEVMRLSVALPSTDHSVSTDTVLTESIQARLAADSVAEVEARQSAALAHALERIPGSDAPGRVWGVVLSDDSNAPVPGARIVDMQSSSAVTTDQRGTFRFETRSPMLYLQVSHVGFATVYDTLYVPPGDVVQLEIRLGITTLEPIVVTTRRRGLLADAYWRRAHQTGIFLDTLAIRRRTPRVITDMLRDQSGVHVITQGSGVQGGRLYFRNECAPAVFVDGVEVTRVSSRRSDQAMREAFDEVNRLHPSGIELIEMYRGASELPGQFGGAGSMCGAIVIWSRRGN, from the coding sequence ATGGTGAACTCTCGCAAGTCTGGGCGCCCGTTGCTGACACGAAGCGCACTGATCGCCGGGGCGGTAACAAGTCTTGTCAATGTCGCCTCACTTGCGGCGCAGGAGATCAGCGGCCGGGTCGTGCAACAGGAGACTGGGGAGCCCGTCGCCGCCGCGATCATCGAGCTGGTTGATGATTCCACGCAGGTTGTTACGGGTCAGACTCTCACCGGCCCGGATGGTTTGTTCCGCCTGACGGGCGCGAAGGCGGGTCGCTATCGTTTGAGGGTCGAGCGGATAGGCCTGGCCACAATCAACACAGCGCCCTTCCTGGTGTCTGGTGGGAGCCCCGTGTTCCGCGAGGTTGTCGTACCGGCCGAGCCAATCTCGCTGACAACGCTGAGTGTTGCGGCGGAGCGACGCTGTTCGGTCCGGTCTGATGCACCGATCTCGGTCCAGCGACTGTGGGATGAAGCTCGCAAGACGCTCCTCAGCGTTTCTCTGCTGGATGAGGCGTGGCTCGCCACGTTTCGCCTGCTGCTCTGGGAGCGAGACCTTGACCCCGCCACCGGCCGCATCCGCTCCGAGGAACTATCGGAGCGCACCGTGATGCAGGCGCTCCCATTCATCAGTGGTCCGCCACTCGAGCTGCTTCAGAAGGGCTTCATCCGCAGAGAAGGTTCCGTTACGACATACCACGTACCTGACGCCAATGTGCTGCTCTCTGAGGTGTTCCTCGAAACGTACTGTTTCCACTCGACGAGAGACGAAGAGCGTGTCGGCCTGGCATTCGAGCCCTTCGGAGGTGCCGCCGGAATCCGAGGCACACTCTGGCTTGATCGTGAAAGCGGTGCACTCAGCGAACTGGAGTACGCGTATACCAGCGCGCCTGACGGTGGTTATGACCTGAGCTCCGGCGGAGTGGTAGAGTTCGACCGAATCGAGAACGGGGCATCGATCGTGTCCCGATGGTACGTGAGAATGCCCAGATTCGCCATAATGAACGGGAGGGAAACGGCGCAGGTTGCGCTGATACGCGAATCGGGAGGCCAGGTACAATCATCCCGGCTGCGCGGCCGGCCTCGCAACATCACCGCCCCCAATGCAACGGTATCCGGGACGTTGCTCTCGGCGGAGGGCGAGCCACTTCCTGACGCGTTGGTGTATGTGGCTGGCACGAACCGATCGGCTCGCACAGACCAGCACGGTGCGTTCGCGTTGTCCCACATGCTGCCGGGGCAGCATGTGATCAGCTGGATACGCGATGGTGACCGCAGTGGCGAATTCGCCGACGTGATAGACCTGGAGGTTTCCAACGCAGACACAGTGATTGTGCTCCGTGAGCTTCCTCGCCTGGCATACTTCAGCCAACAGTGTGGTACGGAAGCCCGGAGGAACAGCACGGGAAGCGTGTTGGGACGCGTGCTCGCCAACCGGATGCCCGTCCCATTTGCAATTGCGACCGCACAGGAACCCGGCGGCAGAATCGTCGAGGTCCGTACGGATGCCGCTGGTCGCTTTGCATTCTGTGACGTTCGCGAGGAAGCCCTGATTGAGGTGACACACGGCGCTCGGGTCGCAGTTCGGCACGTTGGCTTGAGCGCCGGGGAGGTCATGCGACTTTCGGTAGCCCTTCCATCGACTGATCACTCAGTCTCTACAGACACCGTGCTCACCGAGTCTATCCAGGCGCGGCTCGCCGCCGACTCGGTCGCGGAGGTGGAGGCGCGTCAGTCTGCAGCGCTCGCGCATGCACTCGAGCGCATACCGGGGTCGGATGCGCCCGGCCGGGTCTGGGGGGTAGTCCTCAGCGACGATTCCAACGCACCGGTACCAGGAGCACGGATCGTCGACATGCAGAGCAGTTCCGCTGTCACCACGGACCAACGAGGCACGTTTCGGTTCGAAACGCGCTCCCCGATGTTATACCTGCAGGTCAGTCACGTCGGATTTGCCACCGTTTACGACACACTATATGTGCCCCCCGGCGACGTTGTGCAGCTCGAGATCCGCCTCGGCATCACGACGCTGGAGCCGATCGTGGTAACCACACGCCGGCGTGGGCTGCTGGCCGATGCCTATTGGAGACGCGCGCACCAAACCGGCATTTTTTTGGATACCCTCGCGATTCGCCGTCGAACACCGCGCGTAATCACGGATATGCTTCGCGATCAAAGCGGTGTGCATGTAATCACTCAGGGGAGCGGTGTCCAGGGTGGGCGCCTATACTTTCGGAATGAGTGCGCACCAGCCGTATTCGTGGACGGGGTTGAGGTGACTCGGGTGAGCAGCAGGCGCTCGGATCAAGCGATGCGCGAGGCATTCGATGAAGTCAACCGCCTGCATCCGAGCGGGATCGAGCTGATCGAAATGTATCGAGGGGCTTCCGAATTACCTGGACAGTTTGGAGGGGCGGGCTCGATGTGCGGGGCGATTGTCATCTGGTCGCGGCGCGGGAACTGA
- a CDS encoding RagB/SusD family nutrient uptake outer membrane protein, translating to MSNATNLLRAAALIVLVPLAACDIFETEAPGRIADENLDNRAAISGLVVGMSYDLAQAMDGLLEAWVPLAAGELFHGGSYDWADVPSGTILPEDVDGIWGTMHQARWVAEQGIVRIEGILEDTPGAFESSPFVARAYLLAGFANRTLGENVCETAIDGGGREPHTVHFERAIDQFTQAIAIGQAAGSDDVVTAAYAGRASVRAWLGDWAGAVQDAQQVPVDFSYVSMLSADGESNQIAYETHDRFEYTVFDTEWADHPDDPRAPWIIVYEDDGSVAVGANGSTPHYQQKKYTSTEDDVPLVSGTEMLVLRAEAALRNSDIPGAFLLLNEARAHYGMDPLVPPLTLEDAWSILHVERGATTWLENRRLWDLRRWFAESGPAHHDFLANRDQCIPISQEELNTNDSLRG from the coding sequence ATGTCGAACGCAACGAACCTGCTTCGCGCGGCCGCACTCATCGTCCTGGTCCCGCTGGCTGCCTGTGACATCTTCGAGACGGAGGCGCCCGGCCGTATCGCGGATGAGAACCTCGACAACCGCGCCGCGATTTCCGGCCTGGTCGTCGGCATGTCCTACGACCTCGCACAGGCGATGGACGGCCTGCTCGAGGCCTGGGTGCCGCTCGCGGCCGGCGAGCTGTTCCATGGCGGGAGCTACGACTGGGCGGACGTTCCGAGTGGAACGATCCTGCCCGAGGACGTCGACGGCATCTGGGGCACCATGCACCAGGCGCGCTGGGTCGCCGAACAGGGAATCGTCCGCATCGAGGGCATCCTCGAAGATACGCCGGGGGCATTCGAGAGCTCGCCTTTCGTCGCACGTGCGTACCTGCTCGCCGGCTTCGCGAATCGCACTCTCGGCGAGAACGTGTGCGAGACAGCGATCGACGGCGGCGGACGCGAGCCGCACACCGTCCACTTCGAACGCGCCATCGACCAGTTCACCCAGGCGATCGCCATCGGCCAGGCGGCAGGCAGCGACGACGTGGTCACGGCCGCGTACGCCGGTCGCGCCAGCGTGCGCGCCTGGCTCGGCGACTGGGCGGGTGCGGTCCAGGACGCGCAGCAGGTGCCCGTCGACTTCTCCTACGTTTCGATGCTGTCAGCGGATGGCGAGAGCAACCAGATCGCGTACGAGACGCACGACCGGTTCGAGTACACGGTCTTCGACACCGAGTGGGCCGACCATCCGGATGATCCACGCGCACCCTGGATCATCGTGTACGAGGATGACGGCTCCGTGGCCGTAGGCGCGAACGGCAGCACACCGCACTACCAGCAGAAGAAGTACACGAGCACGGAAGACGACGTACCCCTCGTGTCCGGCACCGAGATGCTGGTGCTGCGGGCAGAGGCCGCGCTGCGGAACTCGGACATCCCCGGTGCCTTCCTGCTGCTCAACGAGGCTCGCGCCCACTACGGAATGGACCCGCTCGTGCCACCGCTCACGCTGGAGGATGCGTGGAGCATCCTGCACGTCGAGCGGGGCGCCACAACGTGGCTCGAGAACCGTCGGCTGTGGGACCTGCGCCGCTGGTTTGCCGAGAGCGGTCCCGCGCACCATGACTTCCTGGCCAATCGGGATCAGTGCATTCCGATCAGCCAGGAGGAGCTGAACACCAACGACAGCCTGCGTGGATGA
- the ggt gene encoding gamma-glutamyltransferase encodes MIQSHAKRARARRRRFCIAPALVLLATGAAAPVLAQSSEPFRQNRADVSGRSGAVVAGHPLAAAAGYQVLRRGGNAVDAAVTMAAVLAVVRPHMNGVGGDAFALFYEASTRRITGLNGSGRAGALATPDLFAQRGLDEVPDNGALTITVPGAVSAWTAALERYGTITLADALAPAIELAENGWVVTATLQRDIAEAVQRLNDGGRAIFAPGGELPAVGAVLRNPALARTLRTIAEGGADAFYRGSIAEQLARFVEAEGGYLRVDDFRQHQPQWVEPLSAQLAGGRRAWAMPPNSQGFVQLSQLAMSEHYDLAQMQHNSAEYLHTLIEIKKLAFADRDRWLADPAFAPPPLDRLLEGEYLRRRATLVGTRAAERVPAGVGAPMQVEPASGDGDTVYLMAVDARGNAVSWIQSLFSTFGSGLVDPQTGIVLQNRGAGFTLDRNHPNVIAPGKRPFHTLTPLLVTDGNNDLRLTIGTPGGHGQSQFLTQVYHNVFTFGMSPQQAVEAARYIHDGGLRVRIERGVRDEVVDALAARGHDLSVISGWNATFGGVQLILIDPASGARRTGADPRREAYGLAY; translated from the coding sequence ATGATCCAGTCGCATGCGAAGCGCGCGCGGGCGCGGCGTCGCCGTTTCTGCATCGCCCCCGCCCTGGTGTTGCTCGCGACCGGTGCAGCAGCGCCCGTGCTGGCCCAGAGCTCCGAGCCGTTCCGTCAGAATCGCGCGGACGTGTCAGGCCGCAGCGGTGCCGTCGTCGCGGGTCACCCGCTCGCGGCTGCCGCCGGCTACCAGGTGCTCCGCCGCGGCGGAAACGCCGTCGACGCCGCCGTCACGATGGCTGCCGTGCTCGCCGTCGTGCGGCCGCACATGAACGGTGTCGGCGGCGACGCGTTCGCGCTGTTCTACGAAGCATCGACCAGGCGAATCACCGGTCTGAACGGGAGTGGCCGCGCCGGCGCACTCGCCACCCCGGATTTGTTTGCGCAACGCGGTCTCGACGAAGTGCCTGACAACGGTGCACTCACGATCACCGTCCCCGGCGCCGTGTCCGCCTGGACCGCCGCGCTCGAGCGTTACGGCACCATCACGCTCGCGGATGCGCTCGCGCCCGCGATCGAGCTTGCCGAAAACGGCTGGGTGGTCACCGCGACGCTGCAGCGCGACATCGCAGAGGCGGTGCAGCGACTGAATGACGGCGGTCGCGCGATCTTTGCGCCCGGCGGTGAGCTGCCCGCGGTAGGTGCCGTGCTGCGCAACCCCGCGCTCGCCCGCACGCTGCGCACCATTGCCGAGGGCGGCGCCGATGCGTTCTATCGCGGCAGCATCGCCGAACAGCTCGCGCGCTTCGTCGAAGCCGAAGGCGGCTACCTGCGCGTCGACGACTTCCGTCAGCATCAGCCCCAGTGGGTCGAGCCGCTCTCGGCGCAGCTTGCCGGCGGGCGTCGCGCCTGGGCCATGCCGCCGAACAGCCAGGGCTTCGTGCAGCTCTCTCAGCTCGCCATGAGCGAGCACTACGATCTCGCGCAGATGCAGCACAACTCCGCGGAGTATCTGCACACGCTGATCGAGATCAAGAAGCTCGCATTTGCCGATCGCGATCGCTGGCTCGCCGATCCGGCGTTCGCGCCGCCACCACTCGATCGCCTGCTCGAGGGCGAATACCTGCGTCGTCGCGCAACGCTCGTCGGCACGCGCGCGGCGGAGCGTGTGCCCGCCGGTGTGGGAGCGCCGATGCAGGTGGAGCCCGCGAGCGGTGACGGTGACACGGTCTACCTCATGGCCGTCGACGCCAGGGGCAACGCCGTGAGCTGGATCCAGAGCCTCTTCTCGACCTTCGGCTCGGGCCTCGTCGATCCGCAGACCGGCATCGTGCTGCAGAACCGCGGCGCCGGCTTCACGCTGGACCGAAACCATCCCAACGTGATCGCGCCCGGCAAACGACCGTTCCACACGCTGACGCCGCTCCTCGTCACGGACGGCAACAACGACCTTCGCCTCACCATCGGCACGCCGGGCGGTCACGGCCAGTCACAGTTCCTCACGCAGGTCTACCACAACGTCTTCACCTTCGGCATGTCGCCGCAGCAGGCGGTCGAGGCGGCACGCTACATTCACGACGGCGGCCTGCGCGTGCGCATCGAGCGCGGCGTCCGCGACGAGGTCGTCGATGCCCTCGCCGCACGCGGCCACGACCTGTCCGTGATCAGTGGCTGGAACGCGACGTTCGGCGGCGTACAGCTCATCCTGATCGATCCCGCTTCCGGCGCCCGCCGCACCGGCGCGGACCCGCGCCGCGAGGCGTACGGACTGGCCTACTGA
- a CDS encoding MarR family transcriptional regulator, protein MRTNRDAALKLFVVLNRTVAALRQHAEADVARHGLTVVEFAVMEALYHRGDMPLGDLQKRILVTSGGMTYLVDRLAEQGYVERRPCETDRRVRYASLTPQGRQLMAAIFPAHAEALERAMAGLTLDQKREAVALLRELGTYAAENAPDQ, encoded by the coding sequence ATGCGAACGAACCGGGATGCAGCGCTCAAGCTGTTCGTGGTGCTGAACCGCACGGTGGCGGCGCTCCGGCAGCATGCGGAAGCGGACGTCGCACGACATGGCCTCACGGTCGTCGAGTTCGCCGTGATGGAAGCGCTCTATCACCGTGGTGACATGCCGCTGGGCGACCTGCAGAAGCGGATCCTGGTCACGAGTGGTGGCATGACGTACCTGGTGGACCGGCTGGCCGAGCAGGGGTACGTCGAGCGGAGGCCGTGTGAGACGGATCGGCGGGTGCGCTACGCGTCGCTGACCCCGCAGGGGCGCCAGCTGATGGCGGCGATCTTCCCGGCGCATGCGGAGGCGCTGGAGCGCGCGATGGCGGGGCTCACGCTCGATCAGAAGCGCGAGGCGGTCGCGCTGCTGCGGGAGCTGGGGACGTACGCGGCGGAAAACGCGCCTGATCAGTAG
- a CDS encoding SusC/RagA family TonB-linked outer membrane protein → MTIRSAVARALVCVVTMLFAAWPTSAGAQQTTGRIQGTVTSEGSGQPLAGAQVMVSGTGIGMLTNADGVYMLTGVPAGQHVVAVQLIGYGGEERTIDVTAGQTVTVDFTLSQTAVALDQIVVTGTAAQVRRKEIGNSVATVGAAQIENVPVVNASDVLAGRAPGVTFMANSGQPGSGSTIKIRGINSVSQDAQPLIYVDGVRIANQPTRAGWGGRGFISPLQDIAPEDIARIEIVKGAAATTLYGTEASNGVIQVFTKRGVAGSDAIWSTELTAGVNSGARWGTDADPSEQYVNCGDTELLYGFDIDTGEREPFVDPTCPSDGDWMRNGAITNFALSVRGGTGNITYFASGNFGREDGILPTQRSTDGGFRANVTFSPMDELTFTLNNSYQKRESRFVADGNNSEGFLLNVGRGANNYLRGGKAGECDAVPDGTTCVTNVYAFESDNLASSDHYTTGLTAMYSPTENFTHRFTVGYDYTHINAETTLPFDYLTLPEGYYWDENTLHTKVSLDYAGSFRNNFGESLASTFSWGGQLFRDRRRWTEFDVQSFAGPGEPTLESGAELTYRADDVVSGTNAGFFLQEQLGWRDRLFLTGGLRVDGNSAFGDDFGLQAYPKVSASYVLSDYDWWPTDFWETFKLRAAIGESGKAPNAFDKVRTWAPVSGDDGEPGFTPLDIGNDKVGPERTREIEAGFDASFFDGRLGAEFTAFHARTIDALVPVVYPPSQGFLASRNENVGEMVNKGVEFALTAGLLRTTNLDWQVRFNGTLFDSEVIDLDDGDPDTTRIYTGLNSYLIEGQPGPVYVNDRVMNPNEIGAPVVTDTIIGLVYPNRLLGLGTTITFFQRLTLDALAEFQGGHVVQNYTGYQSGRRGAWHPCFAIQEKIWAYTEEGDASALDGVSAIDRARCAYIGQNNEDAQTVGASVGFWTEKGDFLKMRYISLTYDIPERFIRFADQASITLSARNLFTITDYTGADPEMTDAADASGNQPGGGEFGRRDYYQIPPARAFLMALRFTF, encoded by the coding sequence ATGACGATCCGCTCCGCAGTCGCCCGTGCGTTGGTATGTGTCGTGACCATGCTGTTCGCGGCATGGCCGACCTCGGCCGGGGCCCAGCAGACCACCGGTCGCATCCAGGGCACGGTAACCAGCGAGGGCTCAGGTCAACCGCTGGCCGGTGCGCAGGTCATGGTCAGTGGCACCGGCATCGGCATGCTGACCAATGCGGACGGGGTCTACATGCTGACCGGGGTGCCGGCTGGCCAGCACGTGGTCGCGGTCCAGCTGATCGGGTACGGCGGCGAGGAGCGGACGATCGACGTGACGGCCGGCCAGACGGTCACCGTCGATTTCACGCTGTCGCAGACCGCGGTGGCGCTCGACCAGATCGTCGTGACGGGCACGGCCGCGCAGGTGCGCCGCAAGGAGATCGGCAACAGCGTTGCAACGGTCGGTGCCGCGCAGATCGAGAATGTGCCGGTTGTCAATGCGAGTGACGTTCTCGCCGGCCGGGCGCCCGGGGTGACCTTCATGGCGAACAGCGGCCAGCCGGGGTCCGGGTCGACCATCAAGATCCGCGGAATCAATTCGGTGTCGCAGGACGCACAGCCACTCATCTACGTCGACGGCGTGCGCATCGCCAACCAGCCGACACGCGCCGGCTGGGGCGGTCGGGGTTTTATTTCGCCGCTGCAGGACATCGCGCCGGAGGACATCGCGCGCATCGAAATCGTGAAGGGCGCGGCTGCGACCACGCTGTACGGGACCGAGGCGTCGAACGGCGTGATCCAGGTATTCACGAAGCGGGGCGTGGCGGGTTCGGACGCGATCTGGAGCACTGAGCTCACCGCAGGTGTGAACAGTGGTGCCCGCTGGGGCACGGACGCGGATCCGAGCGAGCAGTACGTCAATTGCGGCGACACGGAGCTGCTCTACGGCTTCGACATCGACACCGGCGAGCGCGAGCCCTTCGTGGATCCGACGTGTCCGTCCGACGGCGACTGGATGCGCAACGGCGCGATCACCAATTTCGCGCTGTCGGTTCGCGGCGGGACGGGCAACATCACGTACTTCGCCTCCGGCAACTTCGGTCGCGAAGATGGCATCCTGCCGACGCAGCGCTCGACCGACGGCGGCTTCCGCGCCAACGTGACGTTCTCGCCGATGGACGAGCTCACCTTCACACTGAACAACTCCTATCAGAAGCGGGAGAGTCGGTTCGTTGCCGATGGCAACAACTCGGAGGGCTTCCTGCTGAACGTGGGGCGTGGCGCGAACAACTACCTGCGAGGCGGCAAGGCCGGTGAATGCGACGCCGTGCCCGATGGTACGACCTGTGTCACGAACGTGTACGCCTTCGAGAGCGACAATCTCGCGAGCTCGGATCACTATACGACGGGTCTGACCGCGATGTATTCGCCGACGGAGAACTTCACGCACCGCTTTACGGTGGGCTACGACTATACCCACATCAACGCCGAGACGACCCTGCCGTTCGATTATCTGACGCTGCCGGAGGGGTACTACTGGGACGAGAACACGCTCCATACCAAGGTCTCGCTCGACTACGCCGGTTCCTTCCGGAACAACTTCGGCGAATCGCTGGCATCGACGTTCTCCTGGGGCGGGCAGCTGTTCCGCGACCGGCGGCGCTGGACCGAGTTCGATGTGCAGAGCTTCGCCGGCCCCGGCGAGCCCACCCTCGAGTCGGGTGCAGAGCTGACGTATCGCGCCGACGACGTCGTGTCCGGCACGAATGCAGGCTTCTTCCTGCAGGAGCAGCTCGGCTGGCGCGACCGCCTCTTCCTTACGGGCGGCCTGCGCGTCGATGGCAACAGCGCCTTCGGTGACGACTTCGGTCTCCAGGCGTATCCGAAGGTGAGTGCGTCGTACGTGCTGTCCGACTACGACTGGTGGCCCACCGACTTCTGGGAGACGTTCAAGCTCCGCGCAGCCATTGGCGAGTCAGGCAAGGCACCGAACGCGTTCGACAAGGTCCGGACGTGGGCGCCGGTTTCCGGCGACGATGGCGAGCCCGGGTTCACGCCGCTGGACATCGGCAATGACAAGGTCGGCCCGGAGCGGACACGCGAGATCGAAGCGGGCTTCGATGCCAGCTTCTTCGACGGTCGCCTCGGCGCGGAGTTCACGGCCTTCCACGCGCGTACGATCGACGCGCTCGTGCCGGTCGTGTACCCGCCGTCGCAGGGCTTCCTGGCGTCACGCAACGAGAACGTCGGCGAGATGGTGAACAAGGGCGTCGAGTTCGCCCTCACGGCCGGCCTGCTGCGCACGACCAACCTGGACTGGCAGGTCCGCTTCAACGGCACGCTGTTCGACAGCGAGGTCATCGACCTGGACGACGGCGATCCGGACACCACGCGCATCTACACCGGCCTCAACTCCTATCTGATCGAGGGGCAGCCGGGGCCCGTGTACGTGAACGACCGGGTGATGAACCCGAATGAGATCGGCGCACCCGTAGTCACCGATACGATCATCGGGCTCGTGTATCCGAATCGGCTGCTCGGCCTGGGGACGACGATCACGTTCTTCCAGCGGCTCACGCTGGATGCACTGGCTGAGTTCCAGGGCGGTCACGTCGTACAGAACTACACAGGCTACCAGAGCGGACGCCGGGGTGCATGGCACCCGTGCTTCGCGATCCAGGAGAAGATCTGGGCGTACACGGAAGAAGGCGATGCCTCGGCCCTCGATGGCGTGAGTGCGATCGACCGTGCGCGCTGTGCCTACATCGGCCAGAACAACGAGGATGCCCAGACGGTCGGTGCCAGCGTTGGTTTCTGGACCGAAAAGGGCGACTTCCTCAAGATGCGCTACATCTCGCTGACGTACGACATCCCGGAGCGCTTCATCCGCTTCGCCGACCAGGCGAGCATCACGCTCTCGGCGCGCAATCTGTTCACGATCACCGACTACACCGGTGCGGATCCCGAAATGACCGATGCAGCGGATGCTTCCGGCAATCAGCCGGGCGGTGGTGAGTTCGGCCGTCGCGATTACTACCAGATTCCGCCGGCGCGCGCGTTCCTGATGGCGCTGCGCTTCACGTTCTGA